Proteins encoded in a region of the Halococcus hamelinensis 100A6 genome:
- a CDS encoding universal stress protein: MYDRILLATDGTTASENAESHAIDLAATHDADLHALYVVDESVYTAYSGDEYV; this comes from the coding sequence ATGTACGACCGGATCCTGCTCGCGACCGACGGAACGACCGCCTCCGAGAACGCCGAATCCCACGCCATCGACCTCGCGGCGACCCACGACGCCGACCTCCACGCGCTCTACGTCGTCGACGAGAGCGTCTACACGGCCTACAGCGGCGACGAGTACGT